Proteins from a genomic interval of Zingiber officinale cultivar Zhangliang chromosome 1B, Zo_v1.1, whole genome shotgun sequence:
- the LOC122041838 gene encoding uncharacterized protein LOC122041838: MPITYYGRYIEDPAEDTWAAAHWQERFYWLNTFGQPSKRMPPGWSTKVPVVAVDYFSKWVEAEPLQALTSVAYPQSNEQTKVANHEILRILHARLDHVGGSWVDKLPSVLWGICMTPKEGTGVTPFHLVYGGQTVVPVEVRVESDRIQHYSEDNTDQRLLELDLVGEARTKAASRLMAYRQRVKQSYNQRVIPRSFQVGDLVWKKVKPIDDVTKLEAPWVRPFKVVEKLRSSTYYLEDEHR; the protein is encoded by the exons ATGCCAATTACATACTACGGGAGGTACATCGAGGATCCTGCGGAGGACACCTGGGCGGCCGCTCATTGGCAAGAAAGATTCTACTGGCTgaatacttttggccaaccctccaAGAGGATGCCGCCCGGATG GTCAACGAAAGTACCTGTCGTCGCggtggattatttctccaaatgggttgaaGCCGAGCCGCTG CAAGCATTAACTTCAGTGGCCTACCCTCAGAGCAATGAGCAGACAAAGGTCGCCAACCATGAAATTCTTCGAATCTTGCACGCTCGACTCGACCACGTTGGGGGGAGTTGGGTAGATAAACTACCCAGCGTGTTATGGGGGATCTGCATGACTCCCAAAGAAGGGACCGGGGTGactcctttccacctggtgtatggcggtcAAACGGTTGTCCCCGTCGAAGTCAGAGTCGAATCTGATCGGATTCAACACTATAGCGAGGACAACACCGATCAGAGGCTTCTCGAGCTAGACTTAGTGGGCGAAGCTCGCACAAAAGCTGCCagccggctgatggcataccgacaGAGGGTGAAGCAAAGCTACAATCAGAGGGTGATCCCAAggtcgttccaggtcggcgacctggtatggaagaaagtgaaACCGATCGACGACGTCACCAAATTGGAGGCCCCGTGGGTCAGACCCTTCAAGGTTGTGGAGAAGCTCCGATCAAGCACCTACTACTTGGAAGATGAGCACAGATGA